The following DNA comes from Spirulina major PCC 6313.
CCTTGGGTCATTTGCAACATCGGCTGCACCGTCACCCCTTGGAAATGTTCCGCGCCCACTTTTTCGGTGACGGATTCTTGAATGCCGTTGTAGGCTCCCCGTACGGTTTCGGCATCTTGCAACAAGAGGCGCACACCGCCCACATCGGTTTTGTGGGTGATGGTGGTGGAGTTGAGTTTGAGGACAACGGGATAGCCGATCGCTTCGGCTTGGGCGACGGCTGCGTCGGCGGAGGTAGCGATCGCCGTCGCCACCGTCGGAATCCCGTAGGCATCGAGCAACTGTTTCGACTCGTATTCCGTCAGTAAGTTACGCCCTTCAGCCCGCACCGCTGCAATCATCGCCGTGACGCGATCGCGCTCCGGAGCCTGCTCCTCATCCATCGTAATCATCGGCGTTTCATACAACCCCTGCAAATTGTAGGAATACCGCCACATATAGTTAAAAACATGGGCCGCCGTATCCGGAAACGGCAACGTAAAAATCCGTGCATGGTTCAGCAACTGCTCACCCGGCGTAATCCCATCCCCCCCCATCCAACTGGCCAAAATCGGCTTCGCCGGTCGGCTCGGATCTTGGAGAATCTCCACAAACTGCTTCGCCGTCTGGGTCGGGTCGGTCATCGCTTGGGGCGTGAGAATCGCCAAGAGTCCATCACTATTCGGGTCATCGAGGGTAATTCGGATCGCTTCTGCATAGCGATGGGGATCAGCATCGCCCAAAATATCCACCGGATTCCCATGACTCCAATGGGGCGGCAACAATTCATTCAGTTTCGCCGTTGTTTCCGGCGACAACTTCGCCAACTTTCCCCCTTCTGAGATCAGCGCATCCGTGGTCAGCACCCCCGGCCCTCCGGCATTAGTCAAGATCGTGAGGCGATTGCCCTGTGGACGGGGCTGCTTCGCCAACACCTCCGCCATATTAAACAGGTCGTCAATCGTATCCACCCGCAACACCCCACACCGCCGGAATGCTGCGTTGAGCACCTCATCACTGCCCGCTAGGGCCCCCGTATGGGAGGCCGCCGCCGCCGCCGCTGCCTCGGTTCGTCCTGCCTTGATCACAATAATCGGCTTGGTGCGGGCCACTTCCCGCGCCGCCGACAAAAACGATCGCGCATTGCCGATGCTTTCCATATAGATCACAATGCTATGGGTATCGGGATCATCGCCGAGATAATCAATCAGATCCCCCCAATCCACATCCAACATCGACCCAATGGAAATAAAGGCACTAAAGCCCACATTTTCCCGGAAACTCCAGTCCAAAATCGAAGTACAGAGGGCCCCGCTTTGGCTGATGAACCCCACATTGCCAGGACGAGCGATCGCACTCGCAAACGTCGCATTCAACCCCGACACCGGACACATCACCCCCAAACAGTTCGGCCCCACAATCCGTAAATTTCCCGCCCGCGCCTTCGCCAAAATCTGCCGCTCCAGCTCGACCCCCTCGGCCCCGATTTCCTTAAAGCCCGCCGAGATAATAATCGCCGCCTTCACCCCCGCTGCCACACATTCATCAATCACCTGGGGCACTGCCAACGACGGAATCGCAATCACCACCAAATCCACCGACTCCGGAATCGCCGCCAAATTCGGATACGCCTTAATACCTAAAACACTCGCCCGCTTCGGATTAATCGGAAACACCGTCCCACCAAAGGGATGGCTAATCAAATTCCAGAGCAGAGTCCGCCCCACACTCCCCGGTTTTTCACTCGCTCCGATAATCGCAACAGACTGAGGTTGAAAGAATGCTTTCAATGGCTGTTGATCGTAGTGCAACACATTCTGAGCAGGATCTGCGGTTTGCATAGAAGAACTCATCATAACGACTTAGGGATAGACAGACACGAACAGTCATCAAACTCAACAACATTTGTTGTGTTGGTTACCATTTGAATCAAAATGAATTGATCCTGACTGTGGCTAGGCTCATTCTACTGATTCCCCCAGATAATTCCCAAGATTCCCTATGATTCTTTTAACAAAGTCAAAACGAAGCTATCTCAATCATCATCAGTGTTTAAGATTTATTTAATATTTTATTGCGATTTTATTGAAGCTCTGCTTTGACAATTTAACATCATCCTGTTCCCACAATCCCAACGGTAATCCCCCAGCAGAGCCATACTGAAGTGCCAAACCACATCACTCAATCATCGATCCATCCCATGCCCTTCATCTCAACCATGAACTTTATCCGTCTGATCAGAGTAATTCAATGACGACAATACAACCAGGCAAACATACCAAAAAAAGATGCTAATCCTCTCTTGAATCAGCATCAATCTATGAGATTTAATCCATTTAATCGGCTCCTAAAACGTTAGCAGTCTTGAGTTATTTCAACGAGAGTTAATATTGTGCGATATAATTACTAAACTTATCGGAATAATTTGATCAGAATGATTGTCACAGTCTATCGGGTGGATCTCTTGTGTCCAATCTGGCGATCCTCAATCATCCTCAGTCCAGCCATCTGCAACGATCCGATGATGGCAGTCCCTTGGACAGGTATTCGCTGATGGTGCTTGAAGAGTATCACGAGAGCCTGAAATCAATCCAGTTTCATGACCTAACCCCTGCGACCCCAGCAAATCAATGTTGAAACGGCCTTTTTCACCTATTTCACTCCGTTTATTCTTGATTGTTCCTCTCCTATTGCAAATCATTGTAATTGTTGGTTTAACGGCTTATGTTTCCTTGCAGAATGGTCGGCGCATGGTCAATCAACTCGCACGGCAATTAGCCACGACTATCGGCGATCGCACCAAAAGCGAAATCAAT
Coding sequences within:
- a CDS encoding bifunctional acetate--CoA ligase family protein/GNAT family N-acetyltransferase: MMSSSMQTADPAQNVLHYDQQPLKAFFQPQSVAIIGASEKPGSVGRTLLWNLISHPFGGTVFPINPKRASVLGIKAYPNLAAIPESVDLVVIAIPSLAVPQVIDECVAAGVKAAIIISAGFKEIGAEGVELERQILAKARAGNLRIVGPNCLGVMCPVSGLNATFASAIARPGNVGFISQSGALCTSILDWSFRENVGFSAFISIGSMLDVDWGDLIDYLGDDPDTHSIVIYMESIGNARSFLSAAREVARTKPIIVIKAGRTEAAAAAAASHTGALAGSDEVLNAAFRRCGVLRVDTIDDLFNMAEVLAKQPRPQGNRLTILTNAGGPGVLTTDALISEGGKLAKLSPETTAKLNELLPPHWSHGNPVDILGDADPHRYAEAIRITLDDPNSDGLLAILTPQAMTDPTQTAKQFVEILQDPSRPAKPILASWMGGDGITPGEQLLNHARIFTLPFPDTAAHVFNYMWRYSYNLQGLYETPMITMDEEQAPERDRVTAMIAAVRAEGRNLLTEYESKQLLDAYGIPTVATAIATSADAAVAQAEAIGYPVVLKLNSTTITHKTDVGGVRLLLQDAETVRGAYNGIQESVTEKVGAEHFQGVTVQPMLQMTQGDYELIIGSSLDAQFGPVLLFGTGGSLVEVFKDRALGLPPLNTTLARRMIEQTKIYTALKGVRGQAAVDLDMLEQLLVRFSQLVVEQAWIKELDINPLLVGSDRLVALDARVVLHDPETPEADLPKPAICPYPLNYVAPWTLKDGTNVVIRPIRPEDEPLVVKFHEPLSEESIYLRYFHLMSLKSRVAHDRLSRICFIDYDREIALVADYKDPETGEHQFLGVARISQLHGVNEAEFAMIISDRCQNQGLGTELLKRLVAIGRDRNFTQLMANILPENTGMQRVCQTVGFRLQHLSPDTVLAVLTL